The following proteins are co-located in the Acinetobacter shaoyimingii genome:
- a CDS encoding benzoate/H(+) symporter BenE family transporter yields the protein MKIYTTILIFLRQTMHNIIKDFSIPAVFAGFITFLIGISVSSVLVIQAAQILGAHPDQISSWFWALGLGIGVSGLLLSAWFKYPVATSWSTAGLALIIATGSGYTLYEAIGAFLICGLLTAILGFLGVFEKLLKYIPQSLTSAMLAGVLLKFGIAVFAQLNHEWAFILILLSVYIITRKVAQRYCIVITLLAGFVICPYFMVWNIPQLDFHLTQPVWMQPTFTWSAILGLALPLFLINMASQYLPGIAMIKSYGYTPHVKYLIGWTGVAQTLLAPFGAFSTNIAAISAAVSLDDQVHPDPKKRYIAGISSGFFYILTGLFATTLTTFLMSFPTVFMIALAGIALFATIGHNIAQAFSQTHEREAALMTFLFSASGVQFFGIGSAFWGLLFGFAVYLIFKVKSKSKTHE from the coding sequence ATGAAAATTTATACAACCATTCTCATATTCTTAAGACAAACCATGCACAATATTATAAAAGATTTTTCTATACCTGCGGTGTTCGCAGGTTTTATCACTTTTCTGATTGGTATTAGCGTCTCTTCGGTACTGGTGATACAAGCTGCTCAAATATTAGGTGCACATCCCGATCAAATCAGTTCGTGGTTTTGGGCTTTAGGACTTGGCATTGGAGTTTCAGGTTTATTACTGTCTGCTTGGTTTAAATATCCTGTCGCAACCTCATGGTCGACTGCGGGTCTTGCGCTCATAATTGCCACAGGCAGTGGTTATACTTTATATGAAGCGATTGGCGCATTTCTGATCTGTGGTTTACTCACTGCCATTTTAGGGTTTCTTGGGGTATTTGAAAAACTACTCAAATACATCCCTCAAAGTTTAACCAGCGCAATGTTGGCTGGCGTGTTACTTAAATTTGGTATTGCAGTTTTTGCGCAGTTGAATCATGAATGGGCATTTATCCTGATTTTGCTTTCTGTGTATATTATTACTAGAAAAGTTGCACAACGTTATTGCATTGTCATTACATTGTTAGCGGGTTTTGTGATTTGTCCTTATTTCATGGTTTGGAATATTCCACAATTGGATTTCCATTTAACACAACCTGTTTGGATGCAACCCACATTTACATGGTCAGCTATACTGGGCTTAGCCTTGCCGCTTTTCCTGATTAATATGGCTTCGCAATATTTACCAGGTATCGCCATGATCAAAAGTTATGGCTATACCCCACATGTAAAATATCTCATTGGCTGGACGGGTGTTGCTCAAACTTTACTTGCACCTTTTGGTGCATTCTCAACCAATATTGCCGCAATCAGTGCCGCGGTAAGTTTAGATGATCAAGTCCATCCTGATCCTAAAAAGCGTTATATTGCAGGTATCAGCAGCGGATTTTTTTATATTTTAACAGGGCTATTTGCTACCACGCTGACCACTTTTTTGATGTCGTTTCCCACTGTGTTTATGATCGCTTTGGCTGGCATTGCTTTATTTGCCACCATTGGACACAACATTGCTCAAGCTTTTTCCCAAACTCATGAGCGAGAAGCAGCTTTGATGACTTTTTTATTTAGCGCATCAGGCGTGCAATTTTTTGGAATAGGATCAGCATTTTGGGGTTTATTGTTTGGGTTTGCGGTTTATCTTATTTTTAAAGTCAAATCTAAATCTAAAACCCATGAATAG